In one Lolium rigidum isolate FL_2022 chromosome 3, APGP_CSIRO_Lrig_0.1, whole genome shotgun sequence genomic region, the following are encoded:
- the LOC124699430 gene encoding uncharacterized protein LOC124699430, translated as MEDDSCRRAGAIPFKWEVCPGTPKHTRSASAAAASPAKVAPKLTLTPPPSMTSSPSPYYHHHSAASSPRVSSARSASVSPSRRRPYAYAGGHRRAPPTAFIDAAPRAAVTEYGSGAPEAETAAFGCFGLPMLRRKGIKKSAGFGFASASSFSSSSSSSGGSSFRSDGVGLGMRRSASISSASSLPLPPGRRYAAEARAEVDAIAATGRGWYF; from the coding sequence ATGGAAGATGACTCGTGCAGGAGGGCGGGGGCGATACCGTTCAAGTGGGAGGTCTGCCCGGGGACGCCGAAGCACACGAGGAGCGCCAGCGCCGCGGCGGCATCGCCCGCCAAGGTGGCGCCGAAGCTGACGCTCACGCCGCCTCCGTCCAtgacgtcgtcgccgtcgccgtattACCACCACCACTCGGCTGCGTCGTCGCCTCGCGTCTCCTCCGCGCGCTCGGCGTCCGTGTCGCCGTCCCGGCGCCGGCCTTACGCGTACGCGGGCGGTCACCGCCGGGCGCCGCCGACTGCCTTCATTGACGCCGCGCCTCGGGCGGCGGTGACGGAATATGGCTCTGGCGCGCCTGAGGCAGAAACGGCGGCGTTCGGGTGCTTCGGGCTCCCTATGCTCCGGAGGAAGGGCATCAAGAAAAGCGCCGGGTTTGGGTTTGCGTCCGCATCGAGCTTCAGCTCCAGCTCTAGCTCGTCGGGAGGCAGCAGCTTCAGGTCGGACGGCGTAGGGCTTGGGATGCGACGGTCGGCGTCGATCTCGTCCGCCTCGTCGTTGCCGCTGCCGCCCGGGAGGAGGTACGCCGCCGAGGCGAGGGCGGAGGTGGATGCTATCGCTGCCACTGGACGAGGCTGGTACTTTTGA